The Solibacillus sp. FSL R7-0668 genome includes the window CGAAGCGCTGAGCGGCTGCACCTGCTGCAAGTACCGCAATTTTTTTGGCGTTTTTCACTAAATATAGCTCTTGTGCTAATGCTTCTGTGCCGATTTCCTCTGGCATTAACATTAATAGCTCATTTTGTAGCTCTTGTGCTACTTGTAATAATGGTAGCTCGCCTTTTAATGCTTTTTTCATAAATGTACCCGGCACAATCATACGGTTGATTTCGTTTGTGCCTTCGAAAATACGGTTAATACGAGAGTCACGGTAAATGCGCTCTACCTCGTACTCTGCCATAAAGCCGTAGCCACCGTGTAATTGCACAGCTTCATCTGCTACATAATCTAATGTTTCGGAGCCAAATACTTTTGCGATCGAGCATTCAATTGCATACTCTGCAATAGCACCAGCGATTACTTTGCCGTCTTTTTGCTCTGCTTCAGATAATTGGCTTAAACGATCCTCGAAATAACCCACTGTACGATAGTTTAATGATTCAGATGCATAAATATGAGACGCCATTGTTGCAATTTTTTCTTTTGTTAAGTTGAAATCAGACAGCTTTGTTTTGAATTGTTGACGTTGGTTTGTATAAGCAACTGCAAGCTCAAATGCACGTTTTGAAGCACCTACAGTACCTACTCCTAATTTATAGCGTCCGATATTTAAGATGTTGAATGCGATGACGTGACCACGGCCAATCTCACCTAATACGTTTTCCACTGGTACTTGTGCATCTTCTAAAATTAACGTACGTGTAGAAGATGATTTGATACCCATTTTCTTTTCTTCTGGACCTACAGAAACGCCTGCATATGCACGTTCTACAATAAAGGCTGTAAATTTATCGCCGTCGATTTTCGCGTAAACAACAAATACATCTGCAAAGCCCGCGTTTGTAATCCATTGCTTTTCACCATTTAAGATGTAATGTGTGCCTGCTTCGTTTAACTTCGCTGTTGTTTTTGCACCTAATGCATCTGAACCTGAACCCGGCTCTGTTAATGCATAAGCAGCGATTAATTCACCAGACGCTAACTTCGGTAAGTATTGTGTTTTTTGCTCATGATTCCCGAATAATACGATTGGTAAAGAACCGATCCCAACATGTGCACCATGCGTAATCGAGAAACCACCCGCTGGCGACATTTTTTCAGCGATTAATGCTGAAGAAATTTTATCTAAGCCTAAGCCCTCGTATTCTTCTGGTACATCCGCTGCTAATAAGCCTAGCTCACCCGCTGTTTTTAAAAGGCGTACCGAATGCTCGAACTCATGGTGCTCTAAGTTTTCAACTACTGGTAAAACTTCTGTATTTACATAGTCTTGCGTTGTTTGCGCAATCATTTTTTGCTCGTCAGTGAAGTCCTCTGGTGTAATAACGCGATCGATTTCTACGTCCTCGATTAAGAAGCCGCCACCTCTAATGATGTTTGTTGTTTGTTCCATAATGAATTCCTCCCTAGTTTCCTTTATGAATTTCCCTTTAGTTTTCGTTCTGCTTACAGTACTTCAAACACGCCTGCTGCACCCATACCGCCGCCGATACACATTGTTACGACACCGTATTTTCCGCCACGACGTTTTAATTCATTAATGAGCTTAATCGATAGAATAGCCCCTGTAGCTCCAAGTGGATGGCCAAGAGCAATTGCGCCACCGTTTACGTTTACTTTGTCGATGTCGATG containing:
- a CDS encoding acyl-CoA dehydrogenase family protein encodes the protein MEQTTNIIRGGGFLIEDVEIDRVITPEDFTDEQKMIAQTTQDYVNTEVLPVVENLEHHEFEHSVRLLKTAGELGLLAADVPEEYEGLGLDKISSALIAEKMSPAGGFSITHGAHVGIGSLPIVLFGNHEQKTQYLPKLASGELIAAYALTEPGSGSDALGAKTTAKLNEAGTHYILNGEKQWITNAGFADVFVVYAKIDGDKFTAFIVERAYAGVSVGPEEKKMGIKSSSTRTLILEDAQVPVENVLGEIGRGHVIAFNILNIGRYKLGVGTVGASKRAFELAVAYTNQRQQFKTKLSDFNLTKEKIATMASHIYASESLNYRTVGYFEDRLSQLSEAEQKDGKVIAGAIAEYAIECSIAKVFGSETLDYVADEAVQLHGGYGFMAEYEVERIYRDSRINRIFEGTNEINRMIVPGTFMKKALKGELPLLQVAQELQNELLMLMPEEIGTEALAQELYLVKNAKKIAVLAAGAAAQRFGAKLDAEQEILVNIANIANQLYAMESAVIRTQKAIARDGEEKAAQKILYTQIFCQEAFAEIEKEAKETLIASVEGDDARMILSALRKLTRNNPYNLIPKKREASVKLIEAEKYIV